One Physeter macrocephalus isolate SW-GA chromosome 19, ASM283717v5, whole genome shotgun sequence genomic window carries:
- the MZT2B gene encoding mitotic-spindle organizing protein 2B isoform X5 — MLKSMCAGQRLASEPQDPAAAPLPTPSVPETRAASFLSAENCIPPARPSFSSALQPAASPVLLHGPAASHSPLSPGPPGSLRFSCCLFSPFAGRNKGSGALGGGPALPERSVREGSSQRMPRQPSATRLPKGGGPGKSPTRSNT; from the exons ATGCTCAAGTCCATGTGCGCCGGTCAGAGGCTGGCGAGCGAGCCCCAGGACCCCGCGGCGGCGCCCCTGCCCACGCCCAGCGTGCCTGAGACCCGAG CGGCCTCCTTTCTCTCTGCCGAGAACTGTATCCCCCCCGCAAGGCCCTCCTTTTCCTCGGCCCTGCAGCCTGCGGCCTCTCCAGTTCTGCTCCACGGCCCAGCTGCCTCGCACTCGCCTCTTTCTCCGGGGCCCCCCGGTTCCCTCCGGTTCTCTTGCTGCCTGTTCTCTCCTTTTGCAG GGAGAAACAAAGGCAGCGGTGCCCTTGGAGGAGGCCCGGCGCTGCCAGAACGCAGCGTCCGGGAAGGATCCAGCCAGAGGATGCCCCGCCAGCCCAGCGCCACCAGGCTGCCCAAGGGGGGCGGGCCGGGGAAGAGCCCCACGCGGAGCAACACCTGA
- the MZT2B gene encoding mitotic-spindle organizing protein 2B isoform X2, giving the protein MAAPGVGPGPGPPPGLEAALQKLALRRKKVLSAEEMELFELAQAAGGAMDPDVFKILVDLLKLNVAPLAVFQMLKSMCAGQRLASEPQDPAAAPLPTPSVPETRAASFLSAENCIPPARPSFSSALQPAASPVLLHGPAASHSPLSPGPPGSLRFSCCLFSPFAGLPFPGGAVVENLPANLGDMGSSPGLGGSHMPRSN; this is encoded by the exons ATGGCGGCGCCGGGCGTGGGGCCCGGGCCGGGGCCGCCACCGGGGCTGGAGGCGGCCCTGCAGAAGCTGGCGCTGCGGCGGAAGAAGGTGCTGAGCGCCGAGGAGATGGAGCTGTTCGAGCTGGCGCAGGCGGCAGGCGGCGCCATGGACCCCGACGTGTTCAA GATCCTGGTGGACTTGCTGAAGCTAAACGTGGCGCCCCTCGCAGTCTTCCAGATGCTCAAGTCCATGTGCGCCGGTCAGAGGCTGGCGAGCGAGCCCCAGGACCCCGCGGCGGCGCCCCTGCCCACGCCCAGCGTGCCTGAGACCCGAG CGGCCTCCTTTCTCTCTGCCGAGAACTGTATCCCCCCCGCAAGGCCCTCCTTTTCCTCGGCCCTGCAGCCTGCGGCCTCTCCAGTTCTGCTCCACGGCCCAGCTGCCTCGCACTCGCCTCTTTCTCCGGGGCCCCCCGGTTCCCTCCGGTTCTCTTGCTGCCTGTTCTCTCCTTTTGCAG ggcttcccttccctggtggtgcagtggttgagaacctgcctgctaatttaggggacatgggttcgagccctggtctgggaggatcccacatgccgcggagcaactag
- the MZT2B gene encoding mitotic-spindle organizing protein 2B isoform X4: MAAPGVGPGPGPPPGLEAALQKLALRRKKVLSAEEMELFELAQAAGGAMDPDVFKILVDLLKLNVAPLAVFQMLKSMCAGQRLASEPQDPAAAPLPTPSVPETRGRNKGSGALGGGPALPERSVREGSSQRMPRQPSATRLPKGGGPGKSPTRSNT, from the exons ATGGCGGCGCCGGGCGTGGGGCCCGGGCCGGGGCCGCCACCGGGGCTGGAGGCGGCCCTGCAGAAGCTGGCGCTGCGGCGGAAGAAGGTGCTGAGCGCCGAGGAGATGGAGCTGTTCGAGCTGGCGCAGGCGGCAGGCGGCGCCATGGACCCCGACGTGTTCAA GATCCTGGTGGACTTGCTGAAGCTAAACGTGGCGCCCCTCGCAGTCTTCCAGATGCTCAAGTCCATGTGCGCCGGTCAGAGGCTGGCGAGCGAGCCCCAGGACCCCGCGGCGGCGCCCCTGCCCACGCCCAGCGTGCCTGAGACCCGAG GGAGAAACAAAGGCAGCGGTGCCCTTGGAGGAGGCCCGGCGCTGCCAGAACGCAGCGTCCGGGAAGGATCCAGCCAGAGGATGCCCCGCCAGCCCAGCGCCACCAGGCTGCCCAAGGGGGGCGGGCCGGGGAAGAGCCCCACGCGGAGCAACACCTGA
- the MZT2B gene encoding mitotic-spindle organizing protein 2B isoform X3, whose translation MAAPGVGPGPGPPPGLEAALQKLALRRKKVLSAEEMELFELAQAAGGAMDPDVFKILVDLLKLNVAPLAVFQMLKSMCAGQRLASEPQDPAAAPLPTPSVPETRAASFLSAENCIPPARPSFSSALQPAASPVLLHGPAASHSPLSPGPPGSLRFSCCLFSPFAGDMGSSPGLGGSHMPRSN comes from the exons ATGGCGGCGCCGGGCGTGGGGCCCGGGCCGGGGCCGCCACCGGGGCTGGAGGCGGCCCTGCAGAAGCTGGCGCTGCGGCGGAAGAAGGTGCTGAGCGCCGAGGAGATGGAGCTGTTCGAGCTGGCGCAGGCGGCAGGCGGCGCCATGGACCCCGACGTGTTCAA GATCCTGGTGGACTTGCTGAAGCTAAACGTGGCGCCCCTCGCAGTCTTCCAGATGCTCAAGTCCATGTGCGCCGGTCAGAGGCTGGCGAGCGAGCCCCAGGACCCCGCGGCGGCGCCCCTGCCCACGCCCAGCGTGCCTGAGACCCGAG CGGCCTCCTTTCTCTCTGCCGAGAACTGTATCCCCCCCGCAAGGCCCTCCTTTTCCTCGGCCCTGCAGCCTGCGGCCTCTCCAGTTCTGCTCCACGGCCCAGCTGCCTCGCACTCGCCTCTTTCTCCGGGGCCCCCCGGTTCCCTCCGGTTCTCTTGCTGCCTGTTCTCTCCTTTTGCAG gggacatgggttcgagccctggtctgggaggatcccacatgccgcggagcaactag
- the LOC102992310 gene encoding tubulin alpha-3 chain: protein MRECISIHVGQAGVQIGNACWELYCLEHGIQPDGQMPSDKTIGGGDDSFNTFFSETGAGKHVPRAVFVVHVGQAGVQIGNACWELYCLEHGIQPDSQMPSNKTVGSGDDSFNTFFSETGAGKHVPRAVFVDLEPTVVDEVRTGTYRQLFHPEQLITGKEDAANNYARGHYTIGKEIVDLVLDRIRKLADLCTGLQGFLIFHSFGGGTGSGFASLLMERLSVDYGKKSKLEFAIYPAPQVSTAVVEPYNSILTTHTTLEHSDCAFMVDNEAIYDICRRNLDIERPTYTNLNRLIGQIVSSITASLRFDGALNVDLTEFQTNLVPYPRIHFPLATYAPVISAEKAYHEQLSVAEITNACFEPANQMVKCDPRHGKYMACCMLYRGDVVPKDVNAAIATIKTKRTIQFVDWCPTGFKVGINYQPPTVVPGGDLAKVQRAVCMLSNTTAIAEAWARLDHKFDLMYAKRAFVHWYVGEGMEEGEFSEAREDLAALEKDYEEVGVDSVEAEAEEGEEY from the exons ATG CGCGAGTGCATCTCTATCCACGTGGGGCAGGCGGGGGTCCAGATTGGCAATGCCTGCTGGGAGCTATACTGCCTTGAACACGGAATTCAGCCCGACGGCCAGATGCCAAGCGACAAAACCATCGGCGGTGGGGATGACTCATTCAACACGTTCTTCAGTGAGACCGGGGCTGGCAAGCATGTGCCCAGAGCCGTGTTCGTGGTCCACGTGGGGCAGGCGGGGGTCCAGATCGGCAATGCCTGCTGGGAGCTATACTGCCTTGAACATGGAATTCAGCCTGACAGCCAGATGCCAAGCAACAAAACAGTCGGCAGTGGGGATGACTCATTCAACACGTTCTTCAGTGAGACCGGGGCTGGCAAGCATGTGCCCAGAGCCGTGTTCGTGGACCTGGAGCCCACCGTGGTCG ATGAAGTGCGCACGGGGACCTACAGGCAGCTCTTCCACCCGGAGCAGCTGATCACCGGGAAGGAGGACGCGGCCAATAACTACGCCAGAGGCCATTACACCATCGGCAAGGAGATCGTCGATCTGGTCCTGGACCGGATCCGCAAACTG GCGGACCTGTGCACGGGCCTGCAGGGCTTCCTCATCTTCCACAGCTTCGGGGGCGGCACCGGCTCGGGCTTTGCGTCTCTGCTCATGGAGCGGCTCTCGGTGGACTACGGCAAGAAGTCCAAGCTGGAGTTCGCCATCTACCCGGCCCCCCAGGTGTCCACGGCCGTGGTGGAGCCCTACAACTCCATCCTGACCACGCACACGACCCTGGAGCACTCGGACTGTGCCTTCATGGTGGACAACGAGGCCATCTATGACATCTGCCGGCGCAACCTGGACATAGAGCGGCCCACGTACACCAATCTTAACCGTCTGATCGGGCAGATCGTGTCCTCTATAACGGCCTCCCTGCGCTTTGACGGCGCCCTCAACGTGGACCTGACGGAGTTCCAGACCAACCTGGTGCCCTACCCCCGCATCCACTTCCCCCTGGCCACGTACGCCCCGGTCATCTCGGCCGAGAAGGCCTACCATGAGCAGCTGTCCGTGGCCGAGATCACCAACGCCTGCTTCGAGCCAGCCAACCAGATGGTCAAGTGTGACCCTCGCCACGGCAAGTAC ATGGCCTGCTGCATGCTGTACAGGGGGGATGTGGTCCCCAAAGACGTCAATGCGGCCATCGCCACCATCAAGACCAAGCGCACCATCCAGTTTGTGGACTGGTGTCCGACTGGGTTCAAG GTGGGCATCAACTACCAGCCCCCCACAGTGGTCCCGGGGGGAGACCTGGCCAAGGTGCAGCGGGCTGTGTGCATGCTGAGCAACACCACGGCCATCGCCGAGGCCTGGGCCCGCCTGGACCACAAGTTCGACCTCATGTACGCCAAGCGTGCCTTCGTGCACTGGTACGTGGGGGAGGGCATGGAGGAGGGCGAGTTCTCGGAGGCCCGGGAGGACCTGGCAGCACTGGAGAAAGATTACGAAGAGGTGGGTGTGGACTCGGTGGAAGCGGAGGCCGAGGAAGGGGAAGAGTACTGA
- the MZT2B gene encoding mitotic-spindle organizing protein 2B isoform X1, with protein sequence MAAPGVGPGPGPPPGLEAALQKLALRRKKVLSAEEMELFELAQAAGGAMDPDVFKILVDLLKLNVAPLAVFQMLKSMCAGQRLASEPQDPAAAPLPTPSVPETRAASFLSAENCIPPARPSFSSALQPAASPVLLHGPAASHSPLSPGPPGSLRFSCCLFSPFAGRNKGSGALGGGPALPERSVREGSSQRMPRQPSATRLPKGGGPGKSPTRSNT encoded by the exons ATGGCGGCGCCGGGCGTGGGGCCCGGGCCGGGGCCGCCACCGGGGCTGGAGGCGGCCCTGCAGAAGCTGGCGCTGCGGCGGAAGAAGGTGCTGAGCGCCGAGGAGATGGAGCTGTTCGAGCTGGCGCAGGCGGCAGGCGGCGCCATGGACCCCGACGTGTTCAA GATCCTGGTGGACTTGCTGAAGCTAAACGTGGCGCCCCTCGCAGTCTTCCAGATGCTCAAGTCCATGTGCGCCGGTCAGAGGCTGGCGAGCGAGCCCCAGGACCCCGCGGCGGCGCCCCTGCCCACGCCCAGCGTGCCTGAGACCCGAG CGGCCTCCTTTCTCTCTGCCGAGAACTGTATCCCCCCCGCAAGGCCCTCCTTTTCCTCGGCCCTGCAGCCTGCGGCCTCTCCAGTTCTGCTCCACGGCCCAGCTGCCTCGCACTCGCCTCTTTCTCCGGGGCCCCCCGGTTCCCTCCGGTTCTCTTGCTGCCTGTTCTCTCCTTTTGCAG GGAGAAACAAAGGCAGCGGTGCCCTTGGAGGAGGCCCGGCGCTGCCAGAACGCAGCGTCCGGGAAGGATCCAGCCAGAGGATGCCCCGCCAGCCCAGCGCCACCAGGCTGCCCAAGGGGGGCGGGCCGGGGAAGAGCCCCACGCGGAGCAACACCTGA